One Paenibacillus riograndensis SBR5 DNA segment encodes these proteins:
- the ccsA gene encoding cytochrome c biogenesis protein CcsA, protein MSLLDFSSDVFIAAFFLYSGSFMLFTIAIMGRKWSGRKPEEHTARWGRIAFIVSSLGLICHLAYFITRWAGSGHIPVSNMYEFMTFLSMMVMVAFTVIFSIYRKIILGVFAVPISIIIMAYAAVFPQEVQPLIPSLKSIYLNIHVTLAALGESFFAVGFAAGLMYLLRTVNFAGKEKNDRKQQRLVEFTLFSIIVIIGFLGSVFAFRGAGYETVFVRSNVTIDSPGQGDSTIEKVSYKMPPIVAPYHSEIESFQSFLGMKKPLFEAPSWMNGVNAGRKFNTVLWSLISGLLLYGILRLAVRKPLGRAIHPVLDGIDENDLDEITYRAIAIGFPIFTLGALIFAMIWAQVAWGRFWGWDPKEVWALVTWLFYSAYLHLRLARGWQGRKSAWLAVLGFLVVMFTLVGVNLVIAGLHSYAGTD, encoded by the coding sequence ATGAGCTTGCTCGATTTCAGCAGTGACGTCTTTATAGCCGCATTTTTTTTGTACAGCGGGTCGTTCATGTTGTTCACGATTGCTATAATGGGCCGCAAATGGTCCGGAAGGAAGCCGGAGGAGCATACCGCCCGCTGGGGCAGGATCGCTTTTATCGTCTCCTCTTTGGGCCTGATCTGCCACCTTGCTTATTTCATCACCCGCTGGGCAGGCTCAGGGCATATTCCAGTGAGCAATATGTATGAGTTCATGACGTTTTTATCCATGATGGTCATGGTGGCTTTTACCGTGATCTTCTCGATTTACCGCAAAATCATTCTCGGTGTCTTCGCGGTGCCGATCTCGATTATTATCATGGCTTATGCGGCGGTATTCCCGCAAGAGGTGCAGCCGCTGATTCCTTCACTGAAATCCATTTATCTGAATATCCATGTCACGCTGGCCGCGCTGGGCGAATCCTTCTTCGCGGTTGGCTTTGCGGCCGGACTGATGTATCTGCTGCGCACTGTGAACTTCGCCGGCAAGGAGAAGAATGACCGCAAGCAGCAGCGCCTGGTCGAATTTACTCTGTTCTCAATCATTGTTATAATTGGGTTTCTTGGATCAGTATTTGCTTTTCGCGGCGCAGGGTACGAAACGGTTTTCGTCAGATCCAATGTAACGATTGACAGCCCTGGGCAGGGAGATAGTACAATAGAGAAAGTGAGCTACAAAATGCCGCCTATTGTGGCACCTTACCATAGCGAAATTGAGAGCTTCCAGTCGTTTCTTGGAATGAAAAAGCCGCTTTTTGAAGCGCCTTCTTGGATGAATGGCGTGAACGCCGGTCGAAAATTCAACACGGTTCTCTGGTCACTGATTTCCGGTCTGCTTTTATACGGAATTCTGCGTCTGGCTGTCCGCAAACCGCTGGGCAGAGCGATTCATCCCGTACTGGATGGAATTGATGAGAATGACCTTGATGAAATTACGTACAGGGCGATTGCCATCGGCTTCCCGATTTTTACTTTGGGGGCTTTGATTTTTGCAATGATATGGGCACAGGTGGCCTGGGGCCGGTTTTGGGGATGGGACCCCAAGGAAGTCTGGGCTCTGGTCACTTGGCTGTTTTACAGTGCCTACCTGCATTTACGTCTGGCACGCGGCTGGCAGGGACGCAAGTCCGCTTGGCTCGCCGTACTCGGCTTTCTGGTCGTAATGTTTACCCTGGTTGGCGTTAATCTGGTCATCGCCGGACTTCATTCCTATGCAGGAACGGATTGA
- the resB gene encoding cytochrome c biogenesis protein ResB encodes MISNTKCECGHQNPVGTVLCEACGKPLDRDEQLSSANLEMRYDGVARRSQRVNPGVIDLVWNFFSSVKIAIYLIVLTLLGSMLGTIFPQESTFLNIDASTYYPEKYGTAGEIYYKLGLSHTYESWWFVLLLVLIGASLVICSLDRVLPLYKALTRQKIRKHRQFLTRQKVALVAELKEEPEAWVARMVEPLQKKGYRVRTDGGALLAEKHRFSRWGPYVIHIGLIIFLLAVLARGLPGLNMDQHLAFPQGDTVRIPDTTYYLKNEKFTVEFYTEEEMPKEFRGTKILPKLYETKAVLYECTADCTDPSKEPQLAEVARHNIQVNSPLSYNGLKAYQFDYDLTPVLRSVQPELINAKSGEVYGKFKLDMNNPKRTFQAGPYTLSLKEKYMDFGLNEEGQPVSKSPYPNAPAFLFLITGPGLPAGGQQYFYFPKQVDKEKFQMTAINDKLGGSGRFLELEVGDMSDVDFSESTTYLNIRVDRAMPFVWIGAGIVMLGLILGFYWQHRRIWLAANHGELVLGGHTNKNWFGFRREIVSILAKTDLTVDEKSLDNGGGLA; translated from the coding sequence CTGATCAGCAATACCAAATGTGAATGCGGCCACCAGAACCCGGTAGGCACGGTCCTCTGCGAAGCCTGCGGCAAGCCGCTGGACAGGGACGAGCAGCTCTCTTCGGCAAACCTCGAAATGCGGTATGACGGTGTTGCCCGCCGTTCACAGCGGGTGAATCCCGGGGTGATCGACCTGGTGTGGAACTTTTTTTCCTCGGTCAAGATCGCCATTTACCTGATTGTCCTGACACTGCTCGGTTCCATGCTGGGAACGATATTTCCCCAGGAGAGCACATTTCTCAATATTGATGCATCTACCTATTATCCAGAAAAGTACGGAACAGCCGGGGAGATTTATTATAAACTCGGCCTTTCGCACACCTACGAGTCCTGGTGGTTCGTGCTGCTGCTTGTGCTCATTGGAGCCTCGCTGGTGATCTGCAGCCTGGACCGTGTGCTGCCCCTTTACAAGGCGCTCACCCGTCAGAAGATCCGGAAGCACCGCCAGTTCCTGACCCGCCAAAAGGTGGCGCTGGTCGCTGAGCTGAAGGAGGAACCGGAAGCCTGGGTTGCACGTATGGTGGAGCCGCTGCAGAAGAAAGGCTACCGTGTCCGTACCGACGGAGGCGCACTGCTGGCCGAGAAGCACCGCTTTAGCCGCTGGGGCCCCTATGTCATACATATTGGCCTGATTATTTTTTTGCTGGCTGTGCTGGCCCGGGGGCTGCCCGGTCTGAACATGGATCAGCATCTTGCGTTTCCGCAGGGTGACACGGTCCGGATTCCGGATACTACCTACTATCTAAAAAACGAGAAGTTTACCGTGGAGTTCTATACAGAGGAGGAAATGCCCAAGGAATTCCGCGGGACCAAGATCCTTCCCAAACTGTACGAAACCAAGGCAGTTCTCTATGAATGCACGGCGGATTGCACCGATCCCTCCAAGGAACCGCAGCTGGCCGAGGTGGCCAGGCATAATATTCAGGTGAATTCGCCGCTCAGCTACAACGGATTGAAAGCGTATCAGTTTGATTATGACCTCACCCCGGTGCTGCGCTCAGTGCAGCCGGAACTCATTAATGCGAAGAGTGGCGAGGTATACGGCAAGTTCAAGCTGGATATGAACAATCCGAAGCGGACGTTTCAGGCAGGCCCTTATACGCTGTCACTGAAAGAAAAATATATGGACTTCGGTTTGAACGAAGAGGGGCAGCCAGTGTCCAAATCTCCTTACCCTAACGCTCCAGCCTTCCTGTTTCTGATCACAGGGCCGGGTCTGCCGGCCGGAGGGCAGCAGTATTTTTATTTTCCGAAGCAGGTTGACAAGGAAAAGTTCCAGATGACAGCCATCAATGACAAGCTTGGCGGCAGCGGGCGGTTCCTGGAGCTTGAGGTGGGTGACATGAGTGATGTGGATTTCTCGGAATCCACGACGTATCTGAACATTCGTGTGGACCGCGCGATGCCTTTTGTCTGGATCGGGGCAGGTATTGTCATGCTTGGACTGATTCTCGGGTTCTACTGGCAGCACAGGCGCATATGGCTGGCAGCCAATCATGGCGAGCTGGTACTCGGAGGCCATACGAACAAGAACTGGTTCGGCTTCCGCCGCGAGATTGTTTCGATTCTGGCGAAGACAGATTTGACAGTGGATGAAAAATCTCTGGACAACGGGGGAGGCCTGGCATGA
- the resA gene encoding thiol-disulfide oxidoreductase ResA: MGKARKPVQIIILFVIILLGGYAISSSVFGGDGKPREGGKAPSFELLGLDGLTHTLDEYKGKSVVLNFWGSWCAPCVKEMPALQAQWEKWKEQGVVVVGINVGEDQMTVENFVKQVDINFPVVMDTGRDAVRSYGVSPLPTTFFINTKGRVDSIHIGQLDLSTLDDQIRKLVEP, encoded by the coding sequence GTGGGCAAAGCGAGAAAGCCGGTTCAAATCATCATTCTGTTCGTGATTATTTTGCTCGGGGGTTATGCAATCAGTTCCTCGGTGTTCGGAGGGGACGGAAAACCCAGGGAAGGCGGTAAAGCCCCTTCCTTTGAGCTGCTTGGATTAGACGGTCTGACCCATACGCTTGACGAATACAAGGGGAAGTCTGTTGTGCTTAATTTTTGGGGTTCCTGGTGCGCCCCTTGCGTCAAAGAGATGCCTGCTCTGCAGGCCCAGTGGGAGAAGTGGAAGGAGCAGGGCGTAGTGGTTGTCGGCATAAATGTCGGCGAGGACCAGATGACCGTGGAGAATTTTGTCAAGCAAGTCGATATTAATTTTCCGGTTGTCATGGATACCGGCCGCGATGCTGTCCGCAGCTACGGCGTGTCACCGCTTCCAACCACTTTCTTCATTAATACCAAAGGCAGGGTGGACAGCATCCATATCGGACAGCTGGATCTCAGCACGCTTGATGATCAGATCAGGAAGCTGGTGGAGCCGTGA
- a CDS encoding pseudouridine synthase produces MERLQKILAQAGVASRRKCEEMILAGKVEVNGELVTTLGTKVDPATDIIKVAGRLIRGENKIYIMFNKPKGVITSASDDKGRKVVTDYLKGIKERVYPVGRLDYDTEGLLLLTNDGEFANLLTHPKHHVPKTYLATVKGVPHGTALDKLKAGIKLEDGMTAPAEVEYKDVDEENKESVISITIHEGRNRQVRRMFEAISHPVIRLKRISFGDILLQNLKRGSYRHLTKDEINHLQQIAKAGMLKANPTRKDT; encoded by the coding sequence ATGGAAAGATTACAAAAAATATTGGCGCAGGCAGGTGTGGCGTCAAGACGCAAGTGTGAAGAAATGATTTTGGCCGGTAAAGTGGAAGTCAACGGGGAACTCGTAACTACGCTTGGCACGAAGGTGGACCCCGCAACAGATATAATCAAGGTCGCCGGTAGACTGATCCGGGGCGAGAACAAGATCTACATTATGTTCAACAAGCCCAAGGGTGTAATTACAAGCGCTTCCGACGACAAGGGACGCAAGGTAGTAACGGATTACCTCAAAGGCATCAAAGAGCGCGTATACCCTGTGGGCCGTCTGGATTACGATACGGAAGGGCTGCTGCTGCTGACGAATGACGGGGAGTTTGCCAACCTGCTCACGCATCCGAAGCATCATGTGCCCAAGACCTATCTGGCCACGGTCAAGGGTGTACCGCATGGCACCGCGCTGGACAAGCTCAAAGCCGGCATTAAGCTGGAGGATGGGATGACCGCTCCGGCAGAAGTGGAATATAAAGACGTTGATGAAGAGAATAAAGAATCGGTCATCAGCATTACAATCCATGAAGGCCGCAACCGTCAGGTCCGGCGGATGTTCGAAGCTATTTCCCATCCCGTCATCCGCCTGAAACGGATTTCCTTCGGCGATATTCTGCTGCAAAATCTCAAACGCGGCTCCTACCGCCATTTGACCAAGGATGAAATCAATCATCTCCAGCAAATTGCCAAAGCCGGTATGCTGAAAGCGAACCCAACGCGCAAGGACACATAA
- a CDS encoding peptidoglycan recognition protein family protein, which produces MAYKGFILHHSRCPSINGKGFDFWVATDGSIYAAPLLTDPEYIHVCLEGNYGEENTLPPLSKRKNQLFAAGKLILELAARYQIDPLVVETHTKTCPGAFFPWNELVIYPADGYH; this is translated from the coding sequence ATGGCGTATAAAGGCTTTATTCTGCATCATTCCCGCTGTCCGTCCATTAATGGCAAGGGCTTTGACTTTTGGGTTGCAACAGATGGTTCCATTTATGCTGCACCTCTGCTGACGGACCCGGAGTATATTCATGTGTGTCTGGAAGGCAACTACGGGGAGGAGAACACGCTCCCGCCTCTGTCCAAGCGGAAAAATCAGCTGTTTGCGGCCGGCAAGCTTATCCTGGAATTGGCTGCGCGTTATCAAATTGACCCGCTTGTTGTGGAAACCCATACCAAAACCTGTCCGGGAGCATTTTTTCCATGGAATGAACTTGTGATTTATCCCGCTGATGGTTATCATTAA
- a CDS encoding erythromycin esterase family protein encodes MLLTRTWEKRIITAVSAVGLLLGGSGSVSAAQPAPNPLPYAHEIKSLTSEDYSDLSFLKPLLKDKTVVSLGENFHRVGEYDSMKTRLIKYLHEELGFEVIAFESGLAEASVVNDVADELTSADMMENSIYGIWQSAETLELFNYIKQSRQTDKPLQLAGYDMQYTSPMLTLAARSFISKVNAAYGKEFMDFDNEATGKFNELMNQYSLVTKSNPVYQQKVRQLIQKYVPKYKEYIKFIQEHREPLDAAYPNAPHTADTILKGLEDRVAIFTQAQLKDVREIYEARDRIMAEHVEWLMKARYPGKKIILWAHNDHLAKNTSDIRVFEQGKWQNSFISMGELLHQKLKDKMYVIGLYMNRGKAAAISTLKEFPIGPMPKGTLEARIMQSGYSRTFVDLAGHTKAGPGNSWMFQPQYAAEDGLTREVIVPMAMKFVPKEQFDGLIVIDKVSPPTRTY; translated from the coding sequence ATGCTGCTTACAAGAACATGGGAAAAACGGATCATCACCGCTGTATCTGCCGTCGGGCTGCTGCTCGGAGGTTCAGGTTCCGTGTCAGCCGCACAGCCGGCTCCGAACCCGCTGCCTTATGCGCACGAGATTAAATCGCTGACAAGTGAGGATTACAGCGATCTTTCTTTTTTGAAGCCGCTGCTGAAGGACAAAACCGTCGTCAGCCTTGGCGAAAATTTCCACCGGGTTGGCGAATACGACAGCATGAAGACGAGATTGATAAAATATCTGCATGAGGAGCTGGGGTTTGAGGTTATCGCTTTTGAGTCGGGGCTGGCTGAAGCCTCTGTCGTCAACGATGTGGCTGATGAATTGACTTCAGCAGATATGATGGAAAATTCCATTTATGGTATCTGGCAATCCGCAGAAACCCTGGAGCTGTTCAACTACATCAAACAATCCCGCCAGACGGACAAGCCTTTGCAGCTGGCCGGATATGATATGCAATATACTTCCCCCATGCTAACGCTGGCGGCCCGCAGCTTTATTTCCAAGGTCAATGCCGCTTATGGCAAAGAATTCATGGACTTTGATAACGAAGCCACCGGGAAATTTAATGAGCTGATGAATCAATACAGCCTGGTGACCAAAAGCAATCCTGTTTACCAGCAGAAGGTACGCCAGCTCATCCAAAAGTATGTTCCAAAATACAAGGAATACATTAAGTTCATTCAGGAACACCGGGAACCGTTAGACGCTGCTTACCCCAATGCGCCCCACACGGCAGATACCATCCTGAAAGGGCTGGAGGACCGTGTGGCAATTTTCACACAGGCTCAGCTAAAGGATGTGCGGGAAATTTACGAAGCCCGGGACAGAATCATGGCTGAGCATGTGGAATGGCTGATGAAGGCCAGATACCCCGGCAAAAAGATCATTCTGTGGGCCCACAATGACCATTTGGCTAAAAACACCTCAGACATCCGTGTCTTCGAGCAAGGGAAGTGGCAAAACAGTTTTATCAGCATGGGCGAACTGCTGCATCAGAAATTGAAGGATAAAATGTATGTGATCGGCTTGTATATGAATCGGGGCAAAGCGGCAGCCATTTCAACCTTGAAGGAATTCCCGATCGGCCCGATGCCAAAGGGGACCCTGGAAGCGAGAATCATGCAAAGCGGATATTCCCGGACCTTTGTTGACCTCGCCGGGCATACCAAAGCAGGCCCGGGCAACAGCTGGATGTTTCAGCCGCAATATGCTGCTGAAGACGGGCTGACCAGAGAGGTTATTGTTCCAATGGCGATGAAATTCGTGCCGAAGGAGCAGTTCGACGGCCTGATCGTCATTGATAAAGTATCCCCGCCAACCCGTACCTATTAA
- a CDS encoding spore maturation protein: protein MITFIPLYAFTRKVPVYESFVEGAKDGFGTAIAIIPHLVGMLVAISVFRASGALDFIMGFIAPALKGIGVPPEVLPLGLLRPLTGTGSLAYTTDLISVHGPDSLIGMIASTIQGSTDTTLYVLTVYFGAVGIRNGRYALKVGLFSDIVGFAASIAVCLLAFS, encoded by the coding sequence ATGATTACCTTCATTCCCCTATACGCCTTTACACGCAAGGTCCCGGTCTACGAGTCCTTTGTCGAAGGCGCCAAGGACGGCTTTGGCACGGCCATCGCCATTATTCCCCATCTGGTAGGCATGCTTGTCGCCATCAGCGTCTTCCGCGCCTCCGGCGCGCTAGACTTCATAATGGGCTTCATCGCTCCCGCCTTGAAGGGAATAGGCGTGCCGCCGGAAGTGCTGCCGCTTGGCCTCCTGCGTCCGCTCACAGGCACCGGCTCGCTGGCGTATACCACCGATCTGATCAGCGTGCACGGGCCTGATTCCCTGATTGGCATGATTGCCTCTACCATCCAGGGCAGCACGGATACGACCTTGTATGTACTGACCGTCTATTTCGGCGCTGTAGGCATCCGCAACGGCCGTTACGCCCTCAAGGTCGGCCTCTTCTCAGACATCGTCGGCTTCGCGGCCTCGATTGCCGTGTGTCTGCTGGCGTTCAGCTAG
- a CDS encoding nucleoside recognition domain-containing protein — protein sequence MINGIWLGMILIGFVFAAVNGRMDAFTAAVFDGAKSGVTVSFGLISVLVFWMGMMRVAEDAGLLKKIAKVLGPVVSFLFPDVPKGHPAIGYILSNMSANLLGLGNAATPMGIKAMQELQTLNPDKETATPAMCTLLALNTASITLIPATLIAIRLNYGSSDPAAIVGTTLAATAVATLAAIAADRLCRRLAILRRPPGPPAARSGDAARGSTPLPYSSLKG from the coding sequence ATGATTAACGGAATCTGGCTGGGGATGATCCTTATCGGCTTTGTGTTTGCGGCCGTGAACGGCCGCATGGATGCATTTACGGCTGCGGTATTCGATGGAGCCAAAAGCGGGGTTACCGTGAGCTTTGGCCTGATCAGTGTATTGGTGTTCTGGATGGGAATGATGCGGGTCGCGGAGGATGCCGGCCTGCTGAAGAAGATTGCCAAAGTGCTGGGGCCGGTTGTATCCTTTCTGTTCCCGGATGTGCCGAAGGGCCATCCGGCTATTGGCTATATCCTTTCCAACATGAGCGCCAATCTGCTCGGTCTGGGCAATGCGGCCACGCCGATGGGCATCAAGGCGATGCAGGAGCTCCAGACACTGAACCCGGACAAGGAGACGGCAACTCCAGCCATGTGTACCCTGCTGGCGCTGAACACCGCAAGCATTACCCTGATTCCTGCAACGCTGATAGCCATCCGGCTGAACTATGGTTCGTCCGACCCGGCTGCCATCGTCGGCACTACACTGGCGGCCACGGCGGTGGCGACCCTGGCCGCCATCGCCGCCGACCGGCTGTGCCGCCGCCTGGCTATCCTGCGCAGGCCGCCCGGACCGCCGGCCGCGAGGTCCGGAGATGCTGCCAGAGGGAGCACTCCGCTGCCGTATTCTTCTCTGAAAGGGTGA
- a CDS encoding D-alanyl-D-alanine carboxypeptidase family protein, whose protein sequence is MNMKTSNLKVLLVLILCALLLCAAPQPLVRAENSTITTHARAAALIDVASGRLLYSSRGDEPMLIASLTKIMTALVAIENGDLRSKVKVGKNAFAKEGSSLFLKQGEEMRLEDMLYGLMLRSGNDAATAIAEHVGGSEEGFVYLMNAKAEELGLQHTHFTNPHGLDAEGHYSSANDLAVLTAYAMHNPVFKQIVKTQVKTADNPYEPWDYKWLNKNKMLRLYEGADGVKTGYTKKALRCLVSSATRGGQQLVAVTLNDGNDWNDHAVLLDYGFNHYPLKTLVERGEGISGYSFVPARTFAYPLGQGEEARLVTKLELIRENKNTRRSSFGIKGALVLQLGGKEIGRVPVYMPDRLPPEQSPYEKRFQHAGAAAYPADNWLQALGSALRALFQIGAAGNKQ, encoded by the coding sequence ATGAACATGAAGACATCTAACCTTAAGGTACTGCTGGTTCTAATATTGTGCGCACTGCTGCTGTGTGCGGCTCCCCAGCCTCTGGTCCGGGCTGAGAATAGTACGATTACTACCCATGCCAGGGCTGCCGCGCTGATTGATGTAGCGTCCGGGAGGCTTCTGTACAGCAGCCGCGGGGACGAGCCTATGCTGATTGCCAGCCTGACCAAAATTATGACTGCGCTAGTTGCCATAGAGAACGGAGATTTGCGGTCCAAGGTCAAGGTCGGCAAAAATGCCTTTGCCAAGGAAGGCTCCTCCCTGTTCCTGAAGCAGGGGGAAGAAATGAGGCTGGAGGATATGCTCTATGGACTGATGCTGCGTTCAGGCAACGATGCGGCTACAGCCATTGCCGAGCATGTCGGAGGATCGGAAGAAGGTTTTGTGTATCTGATGAATGCCAAGGCGGAGGAACTGGGGCTGCAGCACACGCATTTTACTAATCCCCATGGACTGGATGCGGAAGGGCATTATTCCAGCGCCAATGACCTGGCTGTGCTTACAGCCTATGCTATGCATAATCCGGTATTCAAGCAGATTGTGAAGACCCAGGTGAAAACGGCGGATAACCCGTATGAGCCATGGGATTATAAGTGGCTGAACAAAAATAAAATGCTGCGCCTGTATGAAGGGGCGGATGGAGTAAAGACGGGGTATACCAAAAAAGCGCTGCGCTGCCTCGTCAGCTCCGCCACCCGGGGCGGCCAGCAGCTGGTCGCCGTTACGCTGAATGACGGCAATGACTGGAATGACCATGCCGTGCTGCTGGATTACGGCTTCAATCACTATCCGCTGAAGACGCTTGTCGAGCGCGGTGAAGGCATCAGCGGCTACAGCTTTGTCCCTGCCAGAACGTTTGCCTATCCGCTTGGACAGGGGGAGGAAGCGAGGCTTGTGACCAAGCTGGAACTCATCCGGGAGAATAAGAATACGCGAAGAAGCAGCTTTGGCATCAAGGGGGCACTCGTACTGCAGTTAGGTGGCAAGGAGATCGGCCGGGTTCCGGTCTATATGCCGGACCGGCTGCCTCCGGAGCAGTCGCCCTATGAGAAAAGATTCCAACACGCAGGAGCAGCCGCCTATCCGGCAGACAACTGGCTGCAGGCACTCGGCAGTGCGCTGCGGGCGCTGTTCCAGATAGGCGCCGCGGGAAATAAACAGTAA
- the ytfJ gene encoding GerW family sporulation protein has translation MSEHPIQGLMQTAMENIKGMVDVNTIVGDPVETPDGSVILPISKVAFGFAAGGSDYRVEDDAPGINGAGSGVKMLPFGGGSGGGVSIRPIAFLVVGREGVHIVPLDNQTHLFEKIIDATPGLIDKIQTMFPSSGSSQNDASPQNGTPVGSQVVASGTEKAVKTPVPSDSSTH, from the coding sequence ATGTCAGAGCACCCGATTCAAGGTCTCATGCAGACCGCTATGGAAAATATTAAAGGCATGGTGGATGTCAACACGATTGTCGGCGACCCGGTAGAAACTCCGGATGGCAGTGTGATTCTGCCGATCAGTAAAGTTGCCTTCGGCTTTGCCGCAGGCGGTAGTGATTACCGTGTCGAAGATGATGCCCCCGGCATCAATGGCGCTGGAAGCGGCGTCAAAATGCTTCCGTTCGGCGGCGGCAGCGGCGGCGGGGTATCCATCCGGCCAATCGCCTTTCTTGTGGTCGGCAGGGAAGGGGTTCACATTGTGCCGCTGGATAACCAGACCCATCTGTTCGAGAAAATTATTGATGCGACTCCGGGTCTCATCGACAAAATTCAGACCATGTTCCCAAGCAGCGGATCGTCCCAGAATGACGCTTCGCCGCAGAATGGCACACCTGTAGGTTCACAAGTAGTAGCTTCGGGTACCGAAAAAGCGGTTAAAACCCCTGTCCCTTCAGATTCCTCGACTCATTAG
- a CDS encoding DUF2953 domain-containing protein — translation MTLWLAIPLALLLLVIVVLLVILTSYIHFHFRVCRLGKDDRIELDLKALFGLVKFHYELPALVFQGIEKGIKVKLEESGIAPVRKDQDLEEQIDKQSVAEWLKNIRIAMKATRGLNKWLKDTLAHVQITKLDWSTDFSMGDAAYTATAAGAFWGLKWTLAGWLSRQVRLIKAPRMFVAPVFSDELSFSTQAVCAGKLSMGYAFYSGLQLLRRASKVPGGLRYWKKLLSRSPQASSEEEAD, via the coding sequence GTGACGTTATGGCTGGCAATACCCTTGGCGCTGCTGCTGCTAGTGATTGTAGTGCTGCTGGTGATTCTGACTTCATACATACATTTTCATTTCCGGGTGTGCAGGCTGGGCAAAGATGACCGGATAGAGTTAGATCTGAAAGCTCTATTTGGCTTGGTCAAATTTCACTATGAGCTGCCTGCGCTCGTGTTCCAGGGAATTGAGAAGGGGATCAAAGTCAAGCTGGAGGAAAGCGGCATTGCGCCGGTCCGGAAGGATCAAGACCTTGAAGAGCAAATCGACAAGCAGTCGGTTGCGGAATGGCTGAAGAATATCCGTATAGCGATGAAGGCAACGCGCGGTCTGAACAAATGGCTGAAGGATACACTGGCCCATGTCCAGATCACCAAGCTTGACTGGTCTACCGATTTCTCAATGGGCGATGCGGCATATACGGCGACGGCAGCGGGAGCGTTCTGGGGGCTGAAATGGACTTTGGCAGGCTGGTTATCAAGGCAGGTCCGGCTGATCAAAGCTCCGCGGATGTTCGTTGCACCCGTGTTCTCAGATGAGCTGTCCTTCTCCACCCAGGCGGTATGCGCGGGTAAGCTTTCAATGGGCTATGCCTTTTATTCAGGGCTTCAGCTTCTGCGGCGGGCCTCCAAGGTACCGGGAGGGCTGCGGTACTGGAAAAAGCTGCTTAGCCGCAGCCCCCAGGCTTCCTCAGAGGAGGAAGCGGATTAA
- the scpB gene encoding SMC-Scp complex subunit ScpB: MEFKTLKSIIEGLLFLSGDEGLSVRQIAEITEQRPDIAGKALQELKEDYVSHERGLQVVQIAGNYRLATLPDHAPYFERLAYSPSRASLSQAALETLAIVAYRQPITRVEIEEIRGVKSERAIHTLNNKDLIQEVGRAEAVGRPILYGTTKSFLESFGLADLKELPEPSNFDASTDDLEEETQLLFSKLDSQMTFEDTEQT; the protein is encoded by the coding sequence GTGGAATTCAAAACGCTGAAATCAATTATTGAAGGCCTGCTGTTCCTGTCCGGCGATGAAGGCCTGTCTGTCCGCCAGATCGCCGAAATTACGGAGCAGCGGCCGGATATTGCCGGCAAAGCGCTGCAGGAGCTGAAAGAGGATTATGTGTCCCATGAACGCGGCCTGCAGGTCGTGCAGATTGCCGGGAACTACCGTCTGGCTACGCTGCCAGACCATGCGCCTTATTTCGAAAGGCTCGCTTATTCACCTTCACGCGCATCCTTGTCCCAGGCAGCGCTGGAGACACTGGCCATCGTCGCTTACCGTCAGCCGATTACCCGTGTGGAGATTGAGGAGATCCGCGGAGTGAAGTCTGAACGGGCCATTCATACACTGAACAACAAGGATTTGATCCAGGAGGTCGGGCGTGCGGAAGCGGTGGGCCGCCCTATTCTGTATGGAACCACCAAATCGTTCCTTGAGAGTTTCGGGCTGGCCGATTTGAAGGAGCTGCCGGAGCCTTCAAACTTCGACGCCTCCACCGACGACCTGGAAGAGGAGACACAGCTCCTGTTCAGCAAGCTGGACAGCCAGATGACCTTTGAGGATACGGAGCAGACTTGA